The following DNA comes from Augochlora pura isolate Apur16 chromosome 6, APUR_v2.2.1, whole genome shotgun sequence.
GCGCCACGTATAGTGGTTATGGTGTCAACAATGTCTTTTCATAGTGTCTATCAAATATCACTTTTTACGTGTGTACAATTCACACACGAGATCCCCGCAGAGgtcaaaataatacatttgttGTTCATCCGAAGACGTCCTTTGAGGTTAAGTCATCCTCTGATAATTAATTCGCTCCTGGATTggtattttgtattaatgttATGTTGTCGCCCTTCAACATAATGCGTCCCAGCGGTTTTCTATTCTTGGTCTTCATATGGTATTCCTCGGCGTCGTCCAATACCAAATTCATGTACTCGTCGAAGCCAACGATGTGACCCTCGATACGCAGATTCACATTCTCGAACAGCCAAACTTGCACACGCGAACGGTTTTgcaaatatcgaaatataagGTTGATGGGCTGTACCATCACCTTCTGGACTTTCTGCGGTCCCTTGTACGACATTTTTGTTAtcgtttttcaaaaaatatcagGCAACGCTTGATAAACGCGTGCTTTGTAAATGCCGGACGGCGGAAGATGTGGCGTCACGGTCCTACCAACTGCTGCCGGTTGTTGCTAGACACTAGTCACTTATCAAGATTTCtctcaaaaatagaaaaatatttgaacgtGGAAAAGTTCATTCCGAAACGAAGAATTAAACGTGGACTGAAAATCTAACTCGCTAGAATTGAAAAggaaatttctttctcaataaaatttaacaaaatatttatataagttCCTAGTGgacaaatgtttaaatgttgCTGCCCTTGAGGTCGTAAAATGTCCCTAGTGGGGTTGAACCCTACTGAAGTTTGCTTATTAAAGAGCGCTCTCTGTGTGCCTGTTTCGTATGAATCACTAGAGCTCTGTGGATAAAGCAGAGTCCAGACtggtaatgaaatatattaacttaACGTAAACTATTAACTATTGATTTTGATAAAGCAGAATGCAAACAGTTTTGTAGATAACAATGCACTAGTAATTATGATGTACATTAAATCTAAATGCATCTACTTTTTATCAAATCTCAAAAACAAAAgcatattgtaaaattgaagaaaatccGAAAGGGAAGagcgatataaattattttactatcacCACATTTCCCTATAACG
Coding sequences within:
- the LOC144471550 gene encoding putative small nuclear ribonucleoprotein E; the encoded protein is MSYKGPQKVQKVMVQPINLIFRYLQNRSRVQVWLFENVNLRIEGHIVGFDEYMNLVLDDAEEYHMKTKNRKPLGRIMLKGDNITLIQNTNPGAN